Below is a window of Equus quagga isolate Etosha38 chromosome 1, UCLA_HA_Equagga_1.0, whole genome shotgun sequence DNA.
CCTTTTATCCGACTGCCACTATTCATTCTCTCTGGTCCAGAACATCCTTAtcccatctccccatctcttAGAAATCATCTCTTCTATTCCATTCTCCAAAGAGTGGacagtgatctttctaaaacagtCTTATTTTTCCACACTGGTTTCAGGATGAAGTCCAAACTCCCTCACACTTCACAGAGACCTCACAATAAGCTGGTCACTGGTTATACCTCTGAATGTCTCTTCTCTTGCCCCTCTCCCTCACACTCTAGCTATCAGCAACAGGGAACCTGTGGTTTTCTGACCATTCTCTGTTCTCGTGTGTCAGGGCTGTACATAtataatgctttctttttctaaaaagttaAGACTGTTTGCCTTCAGGGTTCAGTTTGGGCTAAAATGGGTACCCTTAATCTGTGCTCACACAGAGGACTGATTCTATTTTAACTCATCTGTCTGCCTCACCAAACTCTGAAGTTATCTAACCCAGTGTTGTTATCTCCTAATCAGAATAGTCTAAAAAAATCATAGTTGACTATTTATTTTACTGCAACACATTTTTATTCTGCTAttataaaaaacagaagacaCCCCCTGAAATAATTTCACCCTGGCATAACAACTGTTAGAATTTGCATCTTTcgggctttttttttccctatctacaaaggagaaaatgatcagaattaaataaaagcatgagaagtttatttctcatgtaAATCTTTGACAAATGACCTCTACTGAGGTCCCCTTCTAAATTCTTAGAGGAAACTGGCCTAACAAGGTCAGGCCATGTCCCTATACACCATGAGAAAGCTAGGACATACTGATTATCAAGGACATAGAACCCATTTTCAGGTTTTGCACGGTCACTCGCATGTTGATGACAGTTAATTTTTAATggccttttctcttcatttccagaaATCACACTAAAGCTGTGTTTCAATTTTGTCTCCTTACCCACCCTCCACCAAACCATGCACTTTTTCTCCATGAAACTAtggtcaataaaaaataaaatttattgttattCTCTTCATAGATGCCATCACTTTACCTTGAGCCATTTGTCGACACACTTGGCATGGAACTCGTGGTTACAGGGTAAAACTCTAAGTAGCTGCCTCGACTCAAAATCACACATGCACACTACACAcctaaaaaaagcagaaagatcaTTTAACCACAGAACCAAgtggttttctattttgttacaACTATTGAAGCCTACAAAACCACTTACCATCCCACTTATCAAGATGTCATTTAAATCTTAAGACAAAATAATCCACCAATATTTTGAAAAGTCATGATGTTAAAACATTTAGTAAGAGTGCTCTGCTGAATTTGCTGAGAGATCAATACTGAAGATCCTATAATATTCAACAAACAGTGCTagaactggatatccatatgcaaaagaatgaagatggacccttacctcacaccatatacaaaagttaaccaAAGGCTTAGATGTAAGACCTAAAAACGATTaaactctaagaagaaaacatagaagtaaactttgtgaccttgaaataggtaatggtttcttagagatgatgccaaaagcacaagaaacaacaaaaaaatgtaaataaattgaacatcaaaattaaaaaaaaaattgtgcttcaaaaaacaccatcaagaaagtaaaaagacaactcacagaatgggagacatttttgaaaatcatttatttcatAAGGGACTTATAcgtataatatataaataatttctacaactcaataaaaacacaatacaattaaaaaatggacaaaggatgtaaacagacatttatccaaagaagacatataaatggtcaacaagtacataaaaagagctcaacatcattagccatctgggaaatggaaatcaaaacctcAGCGAGAGATCAtttaaaagacagacaataacaagcattggtgaggatatggagaaataaactttgtacagtgctggtgggaatgtaaaatggtatagccaccgGAAAAACTGGAagttctcaaaaggttaaacacagagttataTCATATGGCCCAATACTCCTAGatccccaagagaaatgaaaacatatatccacagaAAAACTCGTACAccaatgtttacagcagcatcaGCAATACTAGCCAAAGTGAGGAAACAATTGAGGAAAGGATAAACAATATCTGGTGTATCcatacagtggagtattatttggccataaaaaggaatgaagtactgatacctgctacaacatgatggaccctgaaaacattatgctaagtgaaagaggccagaccaTATATTGTCTGatcccatttatgtgaaatgtccagaataggcaaatctatagagataaaAGTAAATTAGAGGGAGACCATGCTGGGGTGGTGAAGGCTGGGGAGAAATGGGCAGCAGTGGCTCCTAAAGGGTAagggtttttttggagggggtgatgaaaatggtgTACATTTGAGATCATGGTTGCAAAACTACGAATATATTGAagaccactgaactgtacactttaaatgtgaacTACATCTCAGTAGAGTTGCCAGAGAAAAGATCAAATAATAAACAGAATCTTTAGGTTAAAACCTCAAACTTTGCACATATGAAACTTTTTGATCTCATATAAAACTCTCTAGAATTTGAATTAGAAACCATAAAATTTATAGCCAACGGCACTTCCTGAGGCAGCGGCGATGCCCTACATCTACGTCTTCCAATGCAGTGTCACTAGCTACTGCATCCAAGAAACTCCACTTTTCATTCTATTTAATTTAAACAGCCACAACTGACTAGCGGCTACTTTACTGGACAGCATAGGCCCCGAGTATAAAATAGAGATTACTTATCTTTATCAAGTTATCTTTGATTCTTAAGCTTTTATTTCATAAAGGTAGAAAGGAAATTTAACAGAGTGATGTCAGAAAAATGTACTTACAAAGTCTGTTCTGACTGGTGGTTGTTAGGATTGAAGCGGTAAGAAGGAAGCTGTTCAATATCTGCTTTCGTCAGCCCTCGAGGCTTAGCCTCTCCCAGTCGCTCTGCCAGGTTTAAAAGGGCCTGTGGAGGGCAAAAGAGACATATTTTAACCTTTCTTTACATCTTCtattccaggaattttttttaaactacctttattatggaaaatgttaaatacatacaaaagtagagaaacaGTATAATGAACTTCCATATATGCCTGTTACTCAGGCTTAATAATTTCATGactaattttatttcatctattaCTGTCCACTCCTAAACcccagattattttaaaacaaaactaaaacatgGTATTTCATTGGTAAATAGTtctatgtgtatgtttaaaataGTCTGTCGACCTCAGTACTTTTGCCCTTTTGGGCTGGATGTAATTTTGTCGTGGGGCTGTCTTGTGCACTGgaggatgtttagcagcgtcCTTGGCCTCCACTGTTTGGATGCCAGTAATACTGCCCGCCCCCCGCACCCCTCGTTtgcaacaaccaaaaatgtctccagatgttgctaAATATCCACTAGGGATAAAACTGTGCCCAGGTTGAGAACTAccgctataaaaaaaaaaagactttttaaagaatataaccATAACATCTCACGTCTAAagattaacaataattccttaatgtcAAATGTCTCTGattgtttcaattattttcaaaacactttttaacACAGTTTGTCCAAATCAGGATGCAAATAAATCCATACATTACCATTGCTTGATATGTCTAAAGTATCTCTTTTTACTCTCATTTTTGTTGAAGAAAACAGGTCAATGGCCTATAGAAAGCCCCAGTCTGAATTATGCTGACTGAACACCCTACCCTGACTCGTGAGGTTTAATAGATTCCTTGTCCCTTGTACTTCCAATAAACTGTATGATCTGACTATTTCCATCATAAAGCTCATGTCTAATTGTTACATTAACAGCCACTGATGGAATAATGCctagatccattaattcattaaagATAGCGAAATGGTAATATTCTATCATTCTTCGTTTATTAGATGAAATACTTCTGTATGAGCAACTGTCCCACAGTAAACTGTACTCAGTAGTATAATTTGTATAGAAAAGGCAGGGTAAGACCAATGAGTCTGTTTTTTAAGTATCACTATGAACTCACAGATTTTAACATAGTTGTTTTTCAATATATTGCTGCTATCATGCTTATTGATTTTACAccaggctttcctttctcccagtCTTCAACGGCTCTACTCATTCACTTGCTGGATCCTACAATCAAGAAGCCTTTTGTGTGCTGCTTTCCCCCTTTGTTCAAGCTGCCATAGGGTTAAGAGAATAGGTAACAGAGAAACGATGATGGACAATGAGAGCAATGGAATTAAAGTCCCCAAATCTCAATAATTAATGCTGTGATAGCTGTATGTTCTAATATGGTGGCATCACAACACTGCTTTCAATATAGTTTTATTTGGAGAACTGAGTCATCTAAATAAATTGCTTCCCCTTCACCATGCATGCCCCTAAGTTCTTCTTAATGCTAGAACAGACAGTAATTGTTTAATTGATGATTATAATTAGCATATAGAATTTAGATAAAATTTATGTTATAGCTGATATGCATCTTTTATAcctctattgtatatatatatattgtataccGGATGGAGAATGTAACGATAATCAGGCCCTCAACAAATTTACATAATCTAGCAGGCAAGAAGACTGAAGGCAGGACATGATTTGTATGTACAATTTTATAAGAACTCTAAGAACAAAAGGGAGGGGGAGCTCATTTAGATCTGGGAATGGACTAGAAATGCCTTTCATAGAGGTAGTGGGTTTTTAGCTGAGTCTTGAAAGAAAGATGGCTATGTTTCAAAATGTGAAGGAAGGGGGTAAAGTTCCTAGGCAGAAGGATTGAGGGGAGTAAAAGGCATGCAGGCAAGAACGTATGGGGTAGACTCACAAAATGGTGAATACTGTGGTGGTGTAGGCATGTACACTACGGGATGAAaccagaaaagcaagaaagactTTCTTGATTGGATCAAAGTATGGCTCTGCAGAAGATCAAACGTATTCCacacaaaatacaaatatttttctttttcgccccaaagccccctggtacatagttgtatactcttagttgtgggtccttccagctgtggcatgtgggatgctgccccaacATGGTCCGATGAGCgacgcggacttaaccactcagccacggggccagcccctaaaaatatttttcttatactgGGATGGTATCACTGTTTTTTTCCATGGATATGTATATGATCTGTTTAATGAAGAGCTGTCTTTTACAGCAACATGACTTATGACAATTTTAGTACAGAATACCTAAAGGATAACCAACTCCTTTTCTTACTGCTCTGAACAAAACTAACAGAAGAACATAGCATTTGGCCTGATCTTTTCCACGTAcatcaacaaaaaacaaaggtgCTTTAAGattttgcatatgtgtgtgtgttgtcccTGTCCCCAGGTTTGATTCACTTAAAACAACCGTTCCAGTATTCATAGGGGATAAAGAGAGACTGAGGAGGCTGAAGGAGAAAGATGGCTGGCAGTATCAAGACAGTCATACATCACTCACACTCAACAGATCCAAACCCAAATTTGCCTTCCAACCCATGAATTGCACCTCCTAGTCTTCCCCCCAAATAATACAGTAACATCAACATCCAAGTCAGAGGATGCCTTCAACTGAACCTGCTGTCCTCTGTGGTTCTGCCTCCGTCATGGGCTACTGCAGGACTTTTTGTAGAGCATCTTCTTTTTCAACCCTCCCACTCCCACTTGACACTACCATAAACCATGCAGTGATCAAATGCTGTTATTCCAGGGTTAAAATGTCtttcaagatctactcttttCTATTTGCAATTCCCATAGTTCAGAACTTGCATCGTTTCATAATTTATTGCCTGACCTATTAAATAGCTTTCCCCGACACTAACCCTAACCACTCCCATCTATTCCTTCATGTTACTAGCAGagttttgactcttttttttttttggaggaagattagccctgagctaacatctgctgccaatcctcctctttttgctgaggaagactggccctgagctaacatctgtgcccatcttcctctacttcgtacgtgggatgcctaccacagcatggcgtgccaagtggtgccatgtttgcacctgggatctgaaccagcgaaccctcggccgccaaagcagaatgtgcgaacttaactgctgcaccaacGGGCCGGCCCGAGTTTTGACTCTTAAATATAGAGATCTGATGCCTTAAGCACCAAAACATTTCTTCCCACAATATTCAAAATTACATCCATTTTCTAACAGAGTACTGAAGGACAAAAAGCTGAGCCTTTCAATCAAATCTCCATTTTCTCCCCTTCACTTTAGCCATAAAACTGTATGCTATTTCTCAAGAACGTCCAGTACTTCCCTGACTGAACCTCATGCACGAAACAGCTTTCCCATCCTTCAAGCACTGCCTCCAATTCTTCTCAGAACATGCAACAATAATTcaccattttctcatttacattCCCTCATAGAAATCGTATGTAATTCTAACAAAGCACCAGAGTCCATCTTGTTATCACAGCTGGGTGGTACATGTAAAAGTATCCTTATTGATGCTGTACACTCTTTTGATATATTTGTATCTTGAAATGTACAAAAGATTTacctaataaatgtttaattaaatgagTTGAGTAGAACAATAGTTTTTATGCACATAATACGCCCCAAATTAATTCACAGTTCACCTACTAACCTCGTAATTTTCTACTTCTCCATCTTCCACATCCAATTCAAAGCTGAAAGTTGGGCCCACTGCAGGTGGCACTGGGAGCATTGATCTACAGTGAAAATAACCAACACTAGCATTGATACATTAGTACATTACTTCAATGAACAGCAGGGGAAGAACAAGGCCAGTGCTACAAAGATAAAGAATGGTCAGTTTTAAACAGTGGCAACCCTTTAAAGAAACTGACTTCATTAGCAACAAACTAGaaactgacattaaaaaaatactgcttacaatagtataaaaaatatgaaatattaggGCTGAGTTTAACAAAACATGTGCCAGACCTGTataataaaaactgtaaaaataccactaggataaattttaaaagatgaataaatagagaaatacacCATGACAGTAGActaaaagactcaatattgttaagatgtcaattctcttccaaaattgatctacagattttatgcaatccttatcaaaatcgcaggcaacctttttttttaagtagaaacagatttgctgattttaaaatgtatatggacacacaaaagactttaaataaaatcattttaagaacaaagctggggtgccggccctgtggcgaagtggttaagttcccatgctctgcttcggggcccagggtttcactggttcggatcctgggcgcagatatggtgccactcatcaggccatgctcatgcggcatcccacatgccacaactagaatatacaactatgtacatgggggctttggggagaagaaggaaaaaaaagattggcaacagatgttagctcaggtgccaatctaacaaaaaaaaagaaaaaagttgggagACAtactgattttaagacttacaaTAAAGCTACTATTATCAACACAGTGTGATAAAGGCACACGACCCTTTGGTATAAAGACAACATTGCCTAGCCTACCTAGGAGGTAGTTATAGAcatgtgactaaattctggccaatgggatgtagGCAGGAGTAATATGTACAACTTCTAGGAAGTATCCTTgagaggagggagccaggcagagatcttttatttttcctagctGGAAGGTAGATGTGATGGCCAGAACCTGAGGAGTCATTTTAATATCATACAGAGGAAGCCATAAAATTTTGAGGATGGTAGGATTCCTTGGAGTTATGGGGCTAACAAATCGTCCTTAAATTACCTGCTTCTGGAATTCAttacatgaaagagaaataaagaactaTCATGTTTAACCCTTGGGTGTTTCTGTTACAAAGTTAATCCTAaccaaatatttttaaggcaCAGAAAtaacttctccttctcttttcctttgagagaagcagcagcatcaAAAGCTGGATTATCAAAGAAGGTGGCAGGTGATGCCAGCTGTAAAAGaggctaaaattttaaacttttctatcTTTTGATTTATTAAACCTGTTTTCTGGCTCttgaatttcttcctctctcacttcttcccttgtccttgctcttctctttcacccTTAAATGGTACCTCACACTAATTccttaacattaaataaaaacaccAATTTCTAACacacaatatttttttaacattaccacagtccactttatttttttgaggtcataatggtttgtaacattgtgaaatttcaggtgtacgttattatttatcagtttctgtttagattgcatcgtgctcaccaccaccAGTCTAGTTTTgatccgtcaccatatatatgtgcccctttaccccttctgtccaccctccaaccccctttccctctgataaccactcatctgttctctgtCCATGTAACGCAGTCTAAATTATATACCACATACAAGATATtcataaaggaaagagaatctCAAGGGTGTCAAAATTCAGAActcattaaaatgagaaagacagaacTTACAACACATATGGTAGTAAGCTGGGATGATAAGGGGGAGGTGGCATTGGTTGCTGGGATCGATATCTATTACGTCCTGTGAGCCTCCGAGGCACAAACGGAGGATAAGGctgtaagagaaaaaagttacaaCAATTTAAGATCATTCTATCTTTAATACTATTTAGTCTGTCAAATAgagtctcttcttttttaaaaacctagaaagTTCTTTACTGTTCAAGTGGTATTTAACTACTTCTTAAATGTTAACACAGATCCAACAACTAGTTTAAAACACACTTAGGTGTTATTTCTAAACACGATTTTTCAACCAAATGCTTtcaagaatacatttaaaatttgaaacataGTTATACTGAAGCACAACTCAAAACAAACACATTATCAAAGCAAGTAATAAATGATTAACAATGAATGAAAGCTTACAACTCCAAAGGACACCTCCTGATGCAAAGGATCATGTGCTAAGAACTGCAGAGGAGCTGACGGAGGTAAGGTTGGGGGGTGGGCTGATGGAGGGTAAGTAAAACCTCCTACTGGAAGATGTTCTCCTAAGAGTTCCACTTCATTTTCTATCCTTTGCAGAGGCTGAGGGGGGAAAAGCAAACTTTAGATAGATTGTGCtctagaataataaaaatcaacccCCCACCCAAATATCTTTAAGGTCATGCATGTCTTGATGTTCACAGCACTCGAAGTTCATCCACGTGGGCACAGAGACGCTAGTAAAATCTTCCTGCCTTCAAGTGAATTTCAGTAAGAGAGTCTCTGAAACATATTATTAAACATCTCCACTATCCATTAAAGGTTACGTTTCTTTTACCATTTGAACCTTCTCTTCAAAcgagaaggaaagacaaaaagtCATGCAGTAAGCCAATTATATGAaagttaaaattactttttagtcATGGCACACTGACCTACTCATAGGATTTTCAGACAATTAACCTTTAACAGATAAAATCAAACATGGCATATAAAGATCAGAACCAGGGCTAAATGGGGTAAGATATAGCAGGTATTATACTATAGTAGAAAGCTATGGGCTTTGGCATTAGACAGACTCAGTGCTGTAACTAATCAGCCATGTGACTTTTGTATAAATTACTTAATCTGACCCTCAATATTGTCATCTACAGAACTGACATGTTCATAGCCTACTTCAAGTGTGTTGTGAACACTGAGACAATGTACAAAAGCACATAATGCTATGCAAAGCACACTGcacatgtatttaaaaatagctttattgagatatgattcacatactataaaattcaccctgcCAAGGGGTACAATTCAATGGATTTTAGTATCTTTATGGAAGTTGTGCAATCGTTACccctaattccagaacatttttatcctCTCGCCCTCCAGAAAACAAACCCGTGTCCATAGCAGTCCATTACGCATTTCCCCCAGTCCTCCCCAAGTCCTGGACAAGCACTACTCTACATTCCATGTAtagagatttgcctattctggacattctgTATATACGGAATCATGTAGTCTGTGGCtcttgtatctggcttctttcacttggcatgatgttctcaaggttcatccatcttgtaggTTGTGTATCATACTTCattcttgtttatccatttataaGCTGATTGTttacactttttggctattaggagtaatgctactatgaacatttgtgcacataTTTTTGTGTTGATGTTTTCAATTTGATTCTCGTGGGAACATGTATTTAAATGTTAGTCTGACTTCCTCCCCCAGTTAGACAAGAGCAACAAAGTATTCAAATATAACTAATTACTAACACTTTAATTTGGAAGCTTATGTATGCTTGAGAGAAACAGCAACTGGGGACACTACGACAACACAAGTGAATCTAACTTTTGATTTGGCTATGTGATTGGACATTTTAAAGAATTCCAAATTCAGATATAAGTGATGgctaagttttgtttttgtttttgttttaaagattttattttttccttttttctccccaaagccccccagtacatagttgtatattcttcgttgtgggtccttctagttgtggcatgtgggacgctgcctcagcgtggtttgatgagcagtgccatgttcgcgcccaggattcgaaccaacgaaacactgggccgcctgcagtggagtgcgcgaacttaaccacttggtcacggggccggccctgctaaattttgttttaatcttgaATTCCCAGGTACTGGAAGCAAAGGAACATCTTGGCATGAATCCTGTCCTGATTCTAATATAAGATTTTCTTGTAATAGTTTTAATTGTCCAGATTAGCCAAGCTTCTATTATAATTGGCTTCTATAGTCTGCAGGAAGAGTAGTCCCCCTTCCTGAGACCGAGCATGGTACATAAACCCTTGGTCAAGAACGCTTAGGCTCTGCTAGAACCAACTGTCAAGTTCCTTTCCCAGGGCTGAAATCTTCCACTCTAACCATCTCCATGTTCTCTCCCTTGTTCTCCCTTAATGCTTGAGGGTTCGGATGTTCAACCGGCCCTGTCCAAAACACAACTGGGCCTTCTTCCTGTGCCCTTCCTTCCACTTACAGTACTTCCTCCTCGAGCCCCTGAAATAATACATCTCTCAGCAATATTCCAGCCCCAGGAGAGAATTAACTATATTaacagactatctcatctatgttTCATCAGAACATAGTGGAAAAACAGGTCTTCAGAAAAAAcaattgaggctcagagggttACTTTACTTGCCTAAACAAATATAAATACTATTCTTAACAAgtataaacaattttatattttaattttccattttagaaacacataaaaagaaaaacctgaacaactaaatttttcttcatttactttctGAAGGACTGCAGATatgaaagaacaaatttaaaTTAGACAAGTGACatgtaaaatatctagaaaaatttaagaaaccaAGAAAATTCTAGATAAATATCTATGCTAATTAATATGTCTGCGGATTCCTTAATTAAGAACCAGAAGAATGCCTAAGACATAGTTTTTAAATGGTAACAACTTACATCTACTAAATTAATCTGCCTGTGAAAATTAAAGCTATAAGAGTAGAGATACCTACCGATCGTGATTGCTGTGTTTGGAAAGGGACAAACTGGCCCGGTGGTGGCAAATGAGGAGGATGATGGGGAGAAAGGTGAGGAGGATGTAAGAGAAATGGATCACTAGAAATAAGGGGTGGGAATGCAGCATATGGTACTGGTAAGTGCTGAACTGAACATGCTTGAAGCATCTGTAAAGAGAAaccattattttttgttaaaagtatcagaatatataattaattttttttaaggttttattttttctttttctcctcaaagccccccggtatatagttgtatatttttagttgtgggtccttccagttgtgacatgtgggatgctgcctcagcatggcctgatgagcggtgccatgtccgtgccccaGGATcaggcgaaatcctgggctgccaaagcagagcacgtgaacttaaccacttggacacggggctggcccctataattaatttttttaaaaaactataagtGAGACTGAAATGTCATTGCCATATCCCCCCCGCCCCAATCACaccaaaatgttttaataatcTCTATTAACAGTGAAATACTAgggtatttttgcatctattagtTAGATACTTGGAACtaattattctgtattttatatagTTCTTACAAATCAGTCAAAACATCGCTTTTACTTCAGCCCTTTAACACCTGTGACATGGGGGAAAGTGCTGCATGGAAGAGGAATGTGTCACTACTTGGTTTAAGATGTAGCAGACACTACTGCTTTCCAAGAAGCTCTCCTTTTCAATCTTGCAGAAAAATTTTTACTTCTAGGATTTTCAGATTT
It encodes the following:
- the RNF38 gene encoding E3 ubiquitin-protein ligase RNF38 isoform X4; the protein is MRPWEMTSNRQPPSVRPSQHHFSGERCNTPARNRRSPPVRRQRGRRDRLSRHNSISQDENYHHLPYAQQQAIEEPRAFHPPNVSPRLLHPAAHPPQQNAVMVDIHDQLHQGTVPVSYTVTTVAPHGIPLCTGQHIPACSTQQVPGCSVVFSGQHLPVCSVPPPMLQACSVQHLPVPYAAFPPLISSDPFLLHPPHLSPHHPPHLPPPGQFVPFQTQQSRSPLQRIENEVELLGEHLPVGGFTYPPSAHPPTLPPSAPLQFLAHDPLHQEVSFGVPYPPFVPRRLTGRNRYRSQQPMPPPPYHPSLLPYVLSMLPVPPAVGPTFSFELDVEDGEVENYEALLNLAERLGEAKPRGLTKADIEQLPSYRFNPNNHQSEQTLCVVCMCDFESRQLLRVLPCNHEFHAKCVDKWLKANRTCPICRADASEVHRDSE
- the RNF38 gene encoding E3 ubiquitin-protein ligase RNF38 isoform X2 gives rise to the protein MKEISPGANSAPLPGHPNKSEDSPSPKRQRLSHSVFDYTSASPAPSPPMRPWEMTSNRQPPSVRPSQHHFSGERCNTPARNRRSPPVRRQRGRRDRLSRHNSISQDENYHHLPYAQQQAIEEPRAFHPPNVSPRLLHPAAHPPQQNAVMVDIHDQLHQGTVPVSYTVTTVAPHGIPLCTGQHIPACSTQQVPGCSVVFSGQHLPVCSVPPPMLQACSVQHLPVPYAAFPPLISSDPFLLHPPHLSPHHPPHLPPPGQFVPFQTQQSRSPLQRIENEVELLGEHLPVGGFTYPPSAHPPTLPPSAPLQFLAHDPLHQEVSFGVPYPPFVPRRLTGRNRYRSQQPMPPPPYHPSLLPYVLSMLPVPPAVGPTFSFELDVEDGEVENYEALLNLAERLGEAKPRGLTKADIEQLPSYRFNPNNHQSEQTLCVVCMCDFESRQLLRVLPCNHEFHAKCVDKWLKANRTCPICRADASEVHRDSE
- the RNF38 gene encoding E3 ubiquitin-protein ligase RNF38 isoform X3; amino-acid sequence: MKESEDSPSPKRQRLSHSVFDYTSASPAPSPPMRPWEMTSNRQPPSVRPSQHHFSGERCNTPARNRRSPPVRRQRGRRDRLSRHNSISQDENYHHLPYAQQQAIEEPRAFHPPNVSPRLLHPAAHPPQQNAVMVDIHDQLHQGTVPVSYTVTTVAPHGIPLCTGQHIPACSTQQVPGCSVVFSGQHLPVCSVPPPMLQACSVQHLPVPYAAFPPLISSDPFLLHPPHLSPHHPPHLPPPGQFVPFQTQQSRSPLQRIENEVELLGEHLPVGGFTYPPSAHPPTLPPSAPLQFLAHDPLHQEVSFGVPYPPFVPRRLTGRNRYRSQQPMPPPPYHPSLLPYVLSMLPVPPAVGPTFSFELDVEDGEVENYEALLNLAERLGEAKPRGLTKADIEQLPSYRFNPNNHQSEQTLCVVCMCDFESRQLLRVLPCNHEFHAKCVDKWLKANRTCPICRADASEVHRDSE
- the RNF38 gene encoding E3 ubiquitin-protein ligase RNF38 isoform X5, giving the protein MMTVTSPPVRRQRGRRDRLSRHNSISQDENYHHLPYAQQQAIEEPRAFHPPNVSPRLLHPAAHPPQQNAVMVDIHDQLHQGTVPVSYTVTTVAPHGIPLCTGQHIPACSTQQVPGCSVVFSGQHLPVCSVPPPMLQACSVQHLPVPYAAFPPLISSDPFLLHPPHLSPHHPPHLPPPGQFVPFQTQQSRSPLQRIENEVELLGEHLPVGGFTYPPSAHPPTLPPSAPLQFLAHDPLHQEVSFGVPYPPFVPRRLTGRNRYRSQQPMPPPPYHPSLLPYVLSMLPVPPAVGPTFSFELDVEDGEVENYEALLNLAERLGEAKPRGLTKADIEQLPSYRFNPNNHQSEQTLCVVCMCDFESRQLLRVLPCNHEFHAKCVDKWLKANRTCPICRADASEVHRDSE